A section of the Aricia agestis chromosome 4, ilAriAges1.1, whole genome shotgun sequence genome encodes:
- the LOC121726103 gene encoding nuclear apoptosis-inducing factor 1-like isoform X1: protein MRTSHPQYTIMVEFMEKYGDLSKPSGGPRGRHYIQQKWKELTDMLNSDGTGDPRTEEKWRKVWSDFKNNVKKKSAKINRSAQGTGGGPALQLTLTDLENRVLNIIGVQAATGMPIQEAGFVQVVGGEEDSLSSTHLQVTATENVDELTVNDVPYECTPIPEDIWNTPGTSSQPTVAPPPLPPQPPAPKQPAAPEETQWRPPKKKKKSEDPVFKIFKECEETAREYERERDRIVHELERERIRQRDVELHLQAQWLEFMKEALKVLRMYLERSE, encoded by the exons ATGAGAACCAGCCACCCGCAATACACCATTATGGTAGAATTTATGGAAAA GTATGGAGACTTATCTAAACCCAGCGGTGGCCCTCGTGGTAGACACTATATACAGCAAAAATGGAAGGAGCTAACGGATATGCTAAACAGTGATGGCACTGGAGACCCTCGAACAGAGGAGAAGTGGCGGAAG GTTTGGAGTGATTTCAAAAATAATGTTAAGAAAAAGTCAGCAAAAATAAATAGGTCCGCTCAGGGTACAGGTGGTGGGCCAGCACTTCAATTAACATTAACAGACCTTGAAAACAGGGTATTGAATATAATTGGGGTGCAGGCAGCTACCGGGATGCCTATACAAGAAGCTGGATTTGTACAG GTTGTTGGTGGGGAGGAAGATAGCTTGTCAAGTACTCATCTGCAAGTTACAGCCACCGAAAATGTAGATGAATTGACTGTCAACGATGTTCCCTATGAATGTACTCCAATTCCTGAAG ATATATGGAATACTCCAGGAACGAGCAGTCAACCTACAGTCGCTCCGCCGCCTCTTCCTCCACAACCACCAGCACCTAAACAACCAGCAGCTCCAGAGGAAACCCAGTGGCGACCAccgaaaaagaagaaaaagtccGAAGacccagtttttaaaatatttaaggagtGTGAGGAGACTGCAAGGGAGTATGAAAGGGAGCGTGACCGAATTGTGCACGAATTAGAACGAGAGAGGATTCGACAGCGTGATGTAGAGCTTCATTTACAAGCTCAGTGGTTGGAATTTATGAAAGAGGCTTTGAAAGTATTAAGAATGTATTTGGAGAGAAGTGAGTAG
- the LOC121726103 gene encoding formin-binding protein 4-like isoform X2 translates to MRTSHPQYTIMVEFMEKYGDLSKPSGGPRGRHYIQQKWKELTDMLNSDGTGDPRTEEKWRKVVGGEEDSLSSTHLQVTATENVDELTVNDVPYECTPIPEDIWNTPGTSSQPTVAPPPLPPQPPAPKQPAAPEETQWRPPKKKKKSEDPVFKIFKECEETAREYERERDRIVHELERERIRQRDVELHLQAQWLEFMKEALKVLRMYLERSE, encoded by the exons ATGAGAACCAGCCACCCGCAATACACCATTATGGTAGAATTTATGGAAAA GTATGGAGACTTATCTAAACCCAGCGGTGGCCCTCGTGGTAGACACTATATACAGCAAAAATGGAAGGAGCTAACGGATATGCTAAACAGTGATGGCACTGGAGACCCTCGAACAGAGGAGAAGTGGCGGAAG GTTGTTGGTGGGGAGGAAGATAGCTTGTCAAGTACTCATCTGCAAGTTACAGCCACCGAAAATGTAGATGAATTGACTGTCAACGATGTTCCCTATGAATGTACTCCAATTCCTGAAG ATATATGGAATACTCCAGGAACGAGCAGTCAACCTACAGTCGCTCCGCCGCCTCTTCCTCCACAACCACCAGCACCTAAACAACCAGCAGCTCCAGAGGAAACCCAGTGGCGACCAccgaaaaagaagaaaaagtccGAAGacccagtttttaaaatatttaaggagtGTGAGGAGACTGCAAGGGAGTATGAAAGGGAGCGTGACCGAATTGTGCACGAATTAGAACGAGAGAGGATTCGACAGCGTGATGTAGAGCTTCATTTACAAGCTCAGTGGTTGGAATTTATGAAAGAGGCTTTGAAAGTATTAAGAATGTATTTGGAGAGAAGTGAGTAG